The following coding sequences are from one Arvicanthis niloticus isolate mArvNil1 chromosome 14, mArvNil1.pat.X, whole genome shotgun sequence window:
- the Ctxn3 gene encoding cortexin-3: MMDGGQPVPSPLVPLGNGSDYSMSLEQKTTFVFVILLFIFLGILIVRCFRILLDPYRSMPTSTWADGLEGLEKGQFDHALA, encoded by the coding sequence ATGATGGATGGAGGACAGCCTGTCCCTTCACCCCTGGTACCCCTTGGGAACGGATCAGATTATAGCATGTCTCTGGAACAGAAAACAACATTTGTTTTTGTGATTCTGTTGTTCATCTTTTTGGGTATCCTCATCGTCAGGTGCTTCCGGATTCTTCTAGACCCATATCGGAGCATGCCAACCTCAACCTGGGCTGACGGGCTTGAAGGTCTAGAGAAAGGGCAGTTTGACCATGCCCTAGCTTAG